One Salvelinus fontinalis isolate EN_2023a chromosome 27, ASM2944872v1, whole genome shotgun sequence genomic region harbors:
- the LOC129824986 gene encoding gap junction alpha-10 protein-like, producing the protein MGDWNLLGSILEEVHIHSTIVGKIWLTILFIFRMLVLGVAAEDVWDDEQSEFVCNTDQPGCKNVCYDDAFPISLIRYWVLQIIFVSSPSLVYMGHALYRLRALEKERHKKKAFLKAELEGAEPIHEDRQRIERELRKLEEQKRVRKAPLRGSLLRTYVFHILTRSVVEIGFIVGQYVLYGVGLDPLYKCERLPCPNSVDCFVSRPTEKNIFMIFMLVIAGVSLFLNLLEIFHLGVKKVKQSLYGNKGTDDESLLAFRSKKNSMVQQVCVLTNSSPQKMMQLTQTAYTMVPNSHVDAVPLYLHSVAPHNDSGGTNDSEQYPRQTELQSLRQLGTVEHHYTLDQRNPSCSSEDSNGPKGSGHPRHGGAQPRPSLMASHMEIPAALWNQLRKQSRVSALQDYSDMSDSPDSGHYPTGRKASFMSRGLSQSNLDSPSDSPNSGSGTDTEAKRIAQGESPPMTPPPASGRRMSMSMILELSSIMKK; encoded by the exons ATGGGGGATTGGAACTTGTTGGGGAGTATCTTAGAAGAGGTACATATTCATTCAACCATCGTGGGAAAAATCTGGCTAACCATCCTTTTCATATTCCGGATGCTCGTTCTTGGCGTGGCAGCAGAGGATGTTTGGGACGATGAGCAGAGTGAGTTTGTGTGCAACACTGACCAGCCTGGGTGTAAGAACGTGTGCTACGACGATGCATTCCCCATTTCTCTTATCCGATACTGGGTGTTACAAATCATTTtcgtgtcctctccctctctggtgtACATGGGACATGCACTGTACCGTTTGAGGGCCCTTGAAAAAGAGAGACACAAGAAAAAAGCTTTCCTGAAAGCAGAGCTAGAGGGCGCTGAGCCCATTCATGAGGAcagacagaggatagagagggagctGAGGAAGCTGGAGGAACAGAAGAGAGTAAGGAAAGCTCCACTCAGGGGCTCCTTGCTTCGCACATATGTCTTCCATATCTTGACGAGGTCAGTGGTGGAGATTGGCTTCATAGTGGGACAATATGTGCTGTACGGAGTTGGACTGGATCCTTTGTACAAATGTGAGAGATTGCCTTGCCCGAACAGTGTGGATTGCTTTGTGTCCAGACCAACTGAGAAGAACATTTTCATGATCTTCATGCTCGTCATCGCTGGGGTTTCTTTGTTCTTGAATCTCCTCGAGATATTCCACCTGGGAGTGAAGAAAGTCAAACAAAGTCTGTATGGAAATAAAGGCACTGATGATGAAAGCTTATTAGCTTTCAGGTCCAAGAAAAACTCCATGGTCCAGCAGGTGTGTGTCCTTACAAACTCATCACCCCAAAAGATGATGCAGCTCACTCAGACGGCCTACACAATGGTCCCTAACAGCCATGTGGATGCTGTCCCCTTGTACCTGCATTCGGTAGCTCCTCACAACGATAGTGGTGGCACCAACGACTCAGAGCAGTACCCCAGACAGACTGAGCTCCAGTCCCTGCGACAGCTGGGGACCGTGGAGCATCActacaccctggaccagaggAACCCCTCATGCAGCAGTGAGGATTCCAACGGACCTAAAGGCTCAGGCCATCCCAGGCACGGCGGAGCACAGCCACGGCCTTCCCTCATGGCTAGCCATATGGAGATACCAGCAGCCCTGTGGAACCAGCTACGCAAACAGAGCCGGGTCAGCGCTCTGCAGGACTACAGTGACATGAGTGATTCACCTGACAGTGGTCACTATCCCACGGGGAGGAAGGCTAGTTTCATGTCCCGGGGACTCTCTCAGAGCAACCTGGACAGTCCTTCTGATAGCCCGAACTCCGGGAGTGGGACGGACACAGAGGCCAAGCGTATCGCCCAAGGAGAGAGCCCACCTATGACCCCGCCTCCAGCCAGTGGACGTAGAATGTCAATG AGCATGATTCTGGAACTGTCTTCAATCATGAAAAAGTGA